The Salvelinus fontinalis isolate EN_2023a chromosome 34, ASM2944872v1, whole genome shotgun sequence region AAGATTCAAAACTCAAGTTAAACTGCCAGATACAAGAGGGCGAAGAACTTTACAGTTTTAAAAAAGGCTTTAAAAAGCAGTGTTTAAGTTTTTCTTTTAAAACAACAGTGGGAAATTGTGGGTTGAACTGAGATTTAATGACGATCCAGtgcatcctctatccctctgagTTGTTGAGTTTGTCAGGAAGGGCTTTACCTCCAGTGTGCATGGGAATGAGGACATGCCATGGGTTAGGACCCCAGAGGCAGCGGGCAGGCAGCACTTCAGACACCTCTTTGAGAGCTGTTGGCGCAGCATGAAGAAAAGACAGTCTTGGGCCGTGCCAGTGAAGATAACTGTTGTGAATGCCATAGTGGCTTTTCTGTTCCTTTTAAGGTAAAATGTGCTTCTTGGATAATGGATGTAGTCTGGATTTCTTCCAATAAAAAGTTATTAATATGTATATCCTCTCCCAGCTATCACAATAATAATTTGTTTAAGAGAACTACCACCATAACTGTGGTTAACGATTGCCTTGAAATACTTTTTGATAAGCGATGTGTTTATCTTGGAGGGTGTGCACTTAGTACCTTTCAGATGGAGCAGGAACAAAACATTGCTTGACGAGGCGCTTGAAATACAGATTGGAATTTttgaagtgctgaacaaatacaTGGAATTTAGCAGTGTTTCAGTGGTTGCTCTTTCAGTTATCAAGAACATGGGCCAATGTTGAAATTCAGCAGAGGCACAAACTTAAAAGTTTGAAACTCCAAGTGAACAAATATTTCTGACAGTGAAAATTTGGGAAGGCAAGCATTCTTACAAGCGACTGCTGCAACAATCTAATCAAAACCCTCTCCTGATTGCCAAGGTTCCACTTTTGTTGTATCCACTGACATAACCATCAAAGAGCTGCTCACGTTCAAGAAATGGGAGGGTTGTGTCTGATAAGCAGGCTAGCTGCCTATTGTTTCCTGCATCAGCTGGTCTGTACCCATGGTCGCTGAGTGTCAGGTGGGGTGAGTTTACAGAGGAAGTAGTGACATGGGCCAATCCTCCAGGGGAAAGGTGGCTGACGCACTCTCCAGCTCTTTAACCCTCCGGCCCTTGTAGAGCAACTAAACAGTCACTCCCCAGCTCTTTAACCAACAAACCCTTGTAGAGCAACTAAACAGTCACTCTCAATCTGCCCATGTAGAGCAACTAAACAGTCACTCCCCAGCTCTTTAACCAACAAATCATTGTAGAGCTACTAAACAGTCACTCTCAATCTGCCCATGTAGAGCAACTAAACAGTCACTCTCCATCGCTTTAAACCACCAGCCCTTGTAGAGCAACTAAACAGTCACTCCCCAGCTCTTTAACCCCCCAGCCCTTGTAGAGCAACTAAACagtcactctccatctctttaaCCCACCAGCCCTTGTAGAGCAACTAAACAGTCACTCCCCACCTCTTTAACCCACCAGCCCTTGTAGAGCAACTAAACagtcactctccatctctttaaCCCACCAGCCCTTGTAGAGCAACTAAACAGTCACTCCCAGATCTTTAACCCACCAGCCCTTGTAGAGCAACTAAACAGTCACTCCCAGATCTTTAACCCACCAGCCCTTGTAGAGCAACTTAAAAGTCACCTCAAAATGAATTTACGAGGGTTTGGACTTACGAGAAGCTCTGACAATAGAATACTTCAAATGACAGTTTCACATTGATCAGAAACCCAGTTCTAATATTCATAACAGCAACGTATCTCTTGAAGTGAATATTTGTAACACCTTTTTCAAGTAAACAATCCACAATTGTTAGGATATGGTTAGCTGTTTTTCCATTTGGGCTGGACTGTACAAGAACATGACCAGTCTTATTTGTGTGCAAACACCTAATGTGAGAATGTGTCTTCCTTTACACCAACAGAACTAAAAGCCTAATGATAACAGGGTGAGCTCACAAGCAACGATGAAAAAAATATTTCTCAAACATTGACCTCATATTCCAGGTCAACCAAGGTCATTGATTGGACGTCATTTGAAATAGAAGCTGTAATAAATAAGCCCTTTGCTCCTCTGGTACCACATATTTTGATGATTTCAAGCTGTTTATGGTTAAGTCATGCTTCTCTGGTGTTTTTTTTATCAAGTATTTGATTGGAAGTAACTGACTGAAAAGGATCCCTGTAATGTTGACCTCATTACTTTTAATTGTGCTCATCCCATTCTGGCTTGTAACAGCTAGCCATTATGGGCTTCTTCAATTCAATTAAAATAATTTGATCCAATCTCATTTTTGTCTTATTCATAAACATAATTATCTGCTTGGCAGTCCCTGGAACAAAAAAAGTGACGTACACCAAATTCAGAAAGAGGGTACGGTTGTGGAGAGCACCTGTTAAATCCCATATCAGGTCACCCCTTTTTTCCAACTTCACTGCTTCTTAGCCCTAGCTGCTGGTAACCTGTCATGCGGAAAGGGGACACATCTTACTAAGTGATTAACATTTGGTCTCAGAGTCAGGTGTCTGAATGACTCCATTCTCCCCCTATAAGGAGCTTCCCTATGCGTGGGGTAAAGTTCGCCCTCAAAAGTGACAAAGTGTGTTGTAGGTGCTCCTCTGACGCAAGCAAACCATTTAGTTGTAGTGTCTGGTGTCACAGGGATGCATAGCAACGCAAATGCTGCCTATAAATATACCTCTGCGTCTGTGCTATTTTAAACCAAGTCAAACAGAAGAGTTCAACTTCCTTTTACCTTTGGGAATTTATGTATTGGAAGGTATAATGAAGTATTGATTCTGTTGGCCAACTGAGCACTGTTATGCAGATTATTTGGACTTTACTATAAAGTGGAAGAAACGGTAGAAGTGATTTCTCAGCTGTCAAAGCATACAGTGATGTCACCTTTGGCAGCTACATAATTTGATCCTGACAGAggtacaaaacaacaacaaatagtTAATACATTGTAATATTAGAAAAAATATTAAGTAGATATTAATACTGTAACTTATTTATATAATACTTAAACAATATTTATTATCCTTATCACGAACACATTTCTATCACTGCAAATTAATGAAATGTAATCCGAGGCAAACCTGCCCTCAAAGCAGTTGAAACAATCAACAAAGGGCAGAACAAGTGCATAAGGTTGAATACACAATGGAACCCCAGGATAAGGAGTTGGACTTAGTGGTGTACGTCAGGAGAGAAAGACACACTTCCTTCAATTCACTATTGAATGTTCAAGTCACACCACTTAACTGCTTTTAGCAGTTATGCCCTACTCTTTCTTCTTTGACAAATACATTAAGTGAGAGACATTCTATTATGTCATTTCAGTCATTAAAACCCCCAAAGCTGAAATAGACCATGTGTGGTTGTGTTAAACAGAAAGATAATTTCATTTGATATGTCAAGCTAATAGCTGATATGAGCCAGACTGTCTCATGGAACACTTCGACTTCTCCCCTATATATCAGCTATTCTCTTCAGAATACATACATAGTGAACCTTTGGATCATGAAAACGGACACAAATGAAATGTTTAAATATGGATGAGAGTTTATTAAACCTCACTATAACCTATTAACAATTGATGTACTGTTAACAGAGAAGTTATACATAAAAATGATTATATTAAAGTGGAATAAAATACTAGAACATTTCATATCGCTCAACATATGAAATACATTTACTGACAATGGCAAGTACTGTAGCGACAACAAGACTGTGGCAAGATGCTAGTAATTCCAAAGAATCTTGTTGTCATAGTTACATAGAACACCATGTTAGTCATGGTGTGGAACAAAGTGCTTACAGAGAATACTTAATAAAGGTTAATTCGATGTAAATTACATTTAGTCAATAATCATATTCCCTCATAATGCAATACTACCTATAACATCATAGGTACATCATAGGTACTATACATAATTACTGAGCTCGACTTGTTTCAGAGAATACGATAATAAACATCAAACAAAAACAACACGTTTTTGTGTCCCCATAATGCCAATATATATCATTACATATTAACATGTAAGTACCATATTCCCATGTCAGGTACTTGAACATAATTCTGTGTGAAATGAAAACGAACAATCAGACTTAATGAGAGATGTTATGCCTAAAACATGGTAAATGAAGCATGATTCGTTGTTCTGGATTTTCCCATGTCCCCCTCCTTTCAGACCACTATCCCCCCAGTAAATCTAAGACACCAGATGCAACAGTAGATTAATGGGAAACATCCTCTCCATTGCATTGTACAGTGGTAATTTGTCTTAATTTTGATACATTCAGTTTGGCTGTCTGCCCAGCTTCCCAGATGTGACCAGTCTGTTTGACAGATTAAAAACCCAACAACTTCATGAAAGCTAAGACGTTTTGACTTACTTAGCCTAGAGACAGTCTGAGGTGAAAGCCTTGCAGGTCAACGACGCACCACATAGACGTTGGTCAGTCATGAAAACATCTGGATACACCTGTCTCCACTCCGCTTTCAAATGAACCACTACCTCTGTTTCCTCTCGCACCCAAACATATCACAGACTTATTTCTCTCCTGATGATCAGTCTTTCCCTTCATGCAAAGATGCTCCTCTGGTTTGCGACCAATGCAGTTTGGCTttccctccgcctctccttctttctctcaagTCTCGTCTTCCAGCATACCGCACTTAGCGCCAATAGCACCAGTCCAGCAGATAGTAGCACCAGCCCAAAGTAGGAGATGGTGGACCCATGTGAGTTGAAGCTGTAGGCCACAGAAGTGACCACGATACCGGCAATGAGAATGACCACACCAAACGGCACTGTGCAGCGATAGCAGGAGAGTTCTGCACCACCTGTGGCCGCGTTCAGTTGGATTTCAGTGACCAAAGGGATAGCTACTATAGTCACAGTCGGAGTCTGGTCATTGATGTTGGCCTTCTCCACGACAGCTCTTTCTGGGGCTGCTGGCACTGTCATGGTGTCTTTACTGGGTTCCTCTGGCATCGCAGGATCCAGCATCAAAGTTGTGCTTCTTTCCAACCACAGATGGATCCTCACTTTAACCACAGATAGGTCTTCACTTTTTATATCCTGAGGTTGTTCTGTCAGCGTGTACCAATCTATGTGAAGAAATATATCATTTGTTATGTCATAGTGAAGGGAGTGTCAAAATCCATATGTTCCTCAACATGTTGCCCAATTGTAGCCTCACTGGACATAATAAAATAGGCCTAAACAATCTTTTAAGTAGCTATTATGTGAATGCACATGGCCTCAGTCGGAATTGTTGACAGCTTAAGACATGAGCCTTCGTTTGGCACTTAGTAACTCCAGGCAACCTCCTTGCACAATGCTAGCCTCTGGCCCAGCAAAGTCAGAAATTGGCTGAATGACGCAGAACCACTCCACCTTGCACAAGCTGTCACATTCCCTGGAGAGCGTGGGAGATGGCATTACAAACTACTCCGTGTAATGCGAGCAGCCTCAAAATTATCAGCAATTTCACAAGCAGTCATTCTTTCTCCATGTCCGCAAACTtagaaaatataataaaaaatgtaattcaagaTGCTTGTTATAAAACATTAGTCCATGTCATAACATCTTAGAAATGTATTACTCTAATAGGCCTAGTGCA contains the following coding sequences:
- the LOC129833497 gene encoding transmembrane protein 100-like; the protein is MLDPAMPEEPSKDTMTVPAAPERAVVEKANINDQTPTVTIVAIPLVTEIQLNAATGGAELSCYRCTVPFGVVILIAGIVVTSVAYSFNSHGSTISYFGLVLLSAGLVLLALSAVCWKTRLERKKERRRESQTALVANQRSIFA